The following are from one region of the Camelus ferus isolate YT-003-E chromosome 13, BCGSAC_Cfer_1.0, whole genome shotgun sequence genome:
- the SLC25A33 gene encoding solute carrier family 25 member 33: protein MATGTQQKENTLLHLFAGGCGGTVGAVFTCPLEVIKTRLQSSRLALRTVYYPQVHLGTISGAGMVRPTSVTPGLLQVLKSILEKEGPKSLFRGLGPNLVGVAPSRAVYFACYSKAKEQFNGIFVPNSNIVHIFSAGSAAFVTNSLMNPIWMVKTRMQLERKVRGSKQRNTLQCARYVYQTEGIRGFYRGLTASYAGISETIICFAIYESLKKYLKEAPLASSPNGTEKNSTNFFGLMAAAALSKGCASCVAYPHEVIRTRLREEGTKYKSFVQTARLVFREEGYLAFYRGLFAQLIRQIPNTAIVLSTYELIVYLLEDHAQ from the exons ATGTGGGGGCACGGTCGGTGCTGTTTTCACTTGTCCACTCGAAGTCATTAAGACGAGGTTGCAGTCTTCAAGATTAGCTCTTCGGACAGTCTATTATCCTCAGGTTCATCTGGGGACCATTAGTGGCGCTGGAATGGTGAGACCAACGTCTGTGACACCAGGGCTCTTACAGGTTCTGAA gTCGATCTTGGAGAAGGAGGGACCAAAGTCACTTTTTAGAGGCTTGGGTCCAAATTTGGTTGGAGTTGCACCATCAAG GGCTGTGTACTTTGCGTGCTATTCCAAAGCCAAAGAGCAGTTCAATGGCATTTTCGTGCCTAATAGTAATATTGTGCACATTTTCTCAGCTGGCTCTGCAG cttttgTCACAAATTCCTTAATGAATCCTATTTGGATGGTTAAAACCCGGATGCAGCTAGAACGGAA AGTGAGAGGCTCCAAGCAGAGGAACACACTCCAGTGTGCCCGCTACGTTTACCAGACGGAAGGCATTCGTGGCTTCTATAGGGGATTAACTGCCTCGTATGCTGGAATTTCAGAAACTATCATCTGTTTTGCTATTTATGAAAGTTTAAAGAAGTATCTGAAAGAAGCTCCATTAGCCTCTTCTCCAAATGGGACTGAGAAAAATTCCACCAATTTTTTTGGACTCATGGCAGCTGCTGCTCTTTCTAAGGGATGTGCCTCCTGTGTCGCTTACCCACACG AAGTCATCAGGACACGGCTCCGGGAGGAGGGCACCAAGTACAAGTCTTTCGTCCAGACTGCTCGGCTGGTCTTCCGGGAAGAAGGTTACCTTGCCTTTTACAGAGGACTCTTTGCCCAGCTCATCCGGCAGATACCAAACACTGCCATTGTGCTGTCTACCTATGAATTAATTGTATACCTGTTAGAAGACCATGCTCAGTGA